In a genomic window of Drosophila takahashii strain IR98-3 E-12201 chromosome 3L, DtakHiC1v2, whole genome shotgun sequence:
- the syd gene encoding JNK-interacting protein 3 isoform X7 — protein MINRYDEDVVKNLMPLLVNVLECLDASYRINQEQDVEVELLREDNEQLVTQYEREKSARKQSEQKLLEAEDLAEQENKELATRLESVESIVRMLELKHKNSLEHASRLEEREADLKKEYNKLHERYTELFKNHVDYMERTKMLMGSTHSQMSTASDRMDVSRARLNPVARSSGPVSYGFASLENSVMLDTETICSVGSQSDDSGPPSLQNELDNLSGTVERGAATDPLQQQHQATSPQSPDSSPVVPNVPTNVGRSTTKKEQRSDNNLYQELSFQDNEESEENEIVTGSWVHPGEYASSANDNYFGMGKEVENLIMENNELLATKNALNIVKDDLIVKVDELTGEVEIVREELNAMQQSRTKLRQRISELEDELKKAKEQVKQQNTEQEENDVPLAQRKRFTRVEMAMVLMERNQYKERLMELQEAVRLTEILRASRTVDNLDRKSKQSIWKYFSNLFTPSNRPTERVADGLGGGPMFRHTGGGSPAHSHGSPSRGSGGGGDNRLALTSGQPPVHPASAGLANALIMPKDYAEEGSSERISARRREQYRQLRAHVQKEDGRLHAYGWSLPINKASQEANPSRHSGGVPVPVYCNPLAEASPHMKVFCAAGVNLHGGFTKNGQSLIPASSPYAPKSTLKIAEITSPTADQSMEALDRQIARVSLETLEPETQLSSFVWICTSTHAASTVSVVDANQSATVLDAFPICASHLLCIASVQGAMESDYALLEQSEVVKAGEMLQRPGEGAELLGKVEFVRVKPKSEDEQKEEEEAKEATEKSNEQLPAVSAEEPLGNVEAIKIRQALPGAPQRLATDGQPTTTINNNNTNSNLLFATKSLNPILETKDRDEPAMSSVGPTMWLGAQDGWLYVHSSVGRWHECLHRVLLPDAVLAIVHVEARVVVALANAQLAVFRRQTDGQWDLNSYHLVTLGDRNHSIRCLCVAGERIWAAHRNKIFIVDPVSLNIVHSLDAHPRKESQVRQMAATGAGVWVSIRLDSTLRLYNTYTFEHKQDVDIEPYVSKMLGTGKLGFSFVRITALMVSCNRLWIGTSNGVIISVPLAEVQPKSSSDPHGQMPLCCMANAQLSFHGHRDAVKFFVSVPMLQQPNLNGGLTFSNKRPDMLVMCGGEGYIDFRINDNDMENSIQLEPNQTIENRGDKSYLIVWHVSQR, from the exons ATGATCAATCGTTACGACGAGGATGTGGTTAAGAACCTGATGCCCCTGCTGGTGAACGTGCTGGAGTGCCTGGATGCCTCGTATCGCATCAATCAGGAGCAGGACGTGGAGGTGGAGCTGCTGCGCGAGGACAATGAGCAGCTGGTGACACAATATGAGCGGGAAAAGAGCGCCCGCAAACAGTCCGAACAGAAG CTATTGGAGGCCGAGGACCTAGCGGAGCAGGAGAATAAGGAGCTGGCCACGCGCTTGGAATCGGTGGAGAGCATTGTGCGGATGCTGGAACTGAAGCACAAGAACAGTCTGGAGCACGCCAGCCGTTTGGAGGAGCGGGAGGCAGATCTCAAGAAG GAGTACAACAAACTGCACGAGCGGTACACGGAGCTGTTCAAGAACCATGTGGACTACATGGAACGCACCAAGATGCTGATGGGCTCGACGCACTCCCAAATGAGCACCGCCTCCGATCGCATGGATGTCAGTCGGGCGAGGCTGAATCCCGTGGCTCGCAGCTCGGGACCCGTTTCCTATGGCTTCGCCTCGCTGGAGAACTCGGTGATGCTCGACACCGAGACCATTTGCAGTGTGGGCAGCCAGTCAGACGACTCCGGTCCCCCTTCGCTGCAGAACGAGCTGGACAATCTGAGCGGTACGGTGGAGCGTGGAGCTGCCACCGAtccgctgcagcagcagcatcaggcCACCTCGCCCCAGAGCCCCGACAGCAGTCCCGTTGTGCCAAATGTGCCCACAAATG TTGGTCGTTCGACCACCAAAAAGGAGCAGCGCTCGGATAACAATCTCTACCAAGAGCTGTCCTTCCAGGACAATGAGGAGAGCGAAGAGAATGAGATTGTCACAG GCAGCTGGGTTCATCCCGGAGAGTATGCGTCCTCAG CTAACGACAACTATTTTG GCATGGGCAAGGAGGTGGAAAATCTCATCATGGAAAACAACGAGCTGCTGGCCACCAA AAATGCGCTCAATATTGTCAAGGACGATTTAATTGTGAAAGTGGATGAACTCACTGGAGAGGTGGAAATCGTTCGCGAGGAGCTCAATGCGATGCAGCAATCGAGGACCAAGTTGAGGCAGCGCATCAGCGAGCTGGAGGATGAGCTGAAAAAGGCCAAGGAGCAGGTCAAGCAGCAAA ACACCGAACAAGAGGAGAACGATGTGCCGCTGGCCCAGCGCAAGAGATTCACCCGCGTGGAGATGGCCATGGTGCTGATGGAGCGTAACCAGTACAAGGAACGTCTGATGGAGCTGCAGGAGGCAGTGCGTCTCACGGAAATACTCCGCGCCTCGCGTACCGTAGATAATTTAGACAGGAAGTCGAAGCAGAGCATTTGGAAGTACTTTAGTAATCTTTTTAC CCCCTCAAACCGCCCAACGGAACGCGTTGCGGACGGTCTCGGAGGGGGGCCGATGTTTCGTCACACCGGCGGAGGAAGCCCTGCCCACAGCCACGGATCCCCCAGCCGAGGAAGCGGTGGAGGTGGGGACAATCGCCTGGCCCTAACCAGCGGCCAGCCACCAGTGCATCCGGCCAGCGCTGGTCTTGCCAATGCCCTCATCATGCCGAAGGACTATGCCGAGGAGGGCAGCTCCGAGAGGATTAGTGCGCGGAGGAGGGAGCAGTACCGCCAGCTACGTGCCCATGTCCAAAAGGAGGATGGCCGCCTGCATGCCTACGGTTGGAGTCTGCCGATTAACAAGGCCAGCCAGGAGGCGAATCCCAGCCGTCATTCGGGCGGTGTACCCGTTCCCGTTTACTGTAATCCCCTGGCGGAGGCCTCGCCGCACATGAAGGTGTTCTGTGCGGCAGGCGTTAATCTTCACGGAGGCTTCACAAAAAACGGGCAATCACTGATACCTGCCAGCTCACCATATGCTCCGAAATCTACGCTCAAAATAGCCGAGATAACCAGTCCGACGGCCGATCAGAGCATGGAGGCGTTGGACCGGCAGATTGCGAGGGTCAGCCTGGAAACGCTGGAGCCTGAGACGCAGCTCAGTTCGTTTGTGTGGATCTGCACAAGCACCCATGCCGCCAGTACGGTCAGTGTGGTGGATGCCAATCAATCGGCGACCGTTCTGGATGCCTTCCCCATCTGCGCATCGCATTTGCTCTGCATTGCCTCCGTCCAGGGAGCCATGGAGAGCGACTATGCGCTGCTGGAGCAGTCGGAGGTGGTCAAGGCGGGTGAGATGCTGCAGCGACCCGGCGAGGGTGCCGAGCTACTCGGCAAAGTGGAGTTTGTCCGGGTTAAACCCAAGTCGGAGGATGagcagaaggaggaggaggaggccaagGAGGCCACGGAAAAGTCCAACGAGCAGCTACCGGCTGTTAGTGCCGAAGAGCCTCTGGGCAATGTGGAGGCCATCAAGATACGCCAGGCGCTGCCTGGTGCTCCCCAGCGTCTCGCCACCGATGGCCAGCCAACGACGACGATCAACAATAATAACACGAACAGCAATCTACTGTTTGCCACCAAATCGCTGAATCCCATACTGGAGACCAAGGATCGTGATGAGCCGGCAATGAGTTCGGTGGGTCCCACGATGTGGCTGGGCGCCCAGGATGGCTGGCTGTACGTGCACAGCAGCGTGGGCAGGTGGCACGAGTGCCTGCACCGGGTTCTCCTGCCGGACGCTGTGCTGGCGATTGTGCATGTCGAGGCGAGGGTCGTTGTGGCGCTGGCCAATGCCCAGCTGGCCGTGTTCCGCCGCCAGACAGACGGCCAATGGGATCTGAATAGCTATCACCTGGTGACGCTCGGTGATCGCAACCATTCGATACGTTGCCTCTGTGTGGCCGGCGAGCGCATTTGGGCGGCGCACCGCAACAAGATCTTTATCGTTGACCCCGTATCGCTCAACATTGTGCACTCGCTGGACGCGCATCCGCGCAAGGAGAGCCAGGTGCGCCAGATGGCGGCCACGGGAGCGGGCGTCTGGGTATCCATAAG ACTGGACTCCACGCTGCGGCTGTACAACACGTATACGTTTGAGCACAAGCAGGACGTGGACATTGAGCCGTATGTTTCCAAGATGCTCGGCACCGGCAAGCTGGGCTTTAGCTTCGTCCGCATCACCGCGCTGATGGTGTCCTGCAACCGATTGTGGATCGGCACCAGCAACGGCGTGATTATCTCGGTGCCACTGGCCGAAGTGCAGCCGAAGTCGTCAT CCGATCCCCATGGTCAGATGCCGCTCTGTTGCATGGCCAACGCTCAACTCTCCTTCCACGGCCACCGGGATGCGGTGAAGTTCTTCGTTTCGGTGCCCATGCTGCAGCAGCCGAACCTGAACGGCGGTCTGACCTTCAGCAACAAGCGACCCGATATGCTGGTCATGTGCGGCGGCGAGGGCTACATCGATTTTCGCATAA ATGATAACGACATGGAGAACAGTATTCAACTGGAACCAAATCAAACGATCGAAAATCGAGGCGATAAGAGTTACTTGATTGTGTGGCATGTTAGTCAACGTTAA
- the syd gene encoding JNK-interacting protein 3 isoform X4 — protein sequence MMDNDDALLNNGGPQSGAETVYGTEDNNMVMSEKVQQLAGSIYQEFERMINRYDEDVVKNLMPLLVNVLECLDASYRINQEQDVEVELLREDNEQLVTQYEREKSARKQSEQKLLEAEDLAEQENKELATRLESVESIVRMLELKHKNSLEHASRLEEREADLKKEYNKLHERYTELFKNHVDYMERTKMLMGSTHSQMSTASDRMDVSRARLNPVARSSGPVSYGFASLENSVMLDTETICSVGSQSDDSGPPSLQNELDNLSGTVERGAATDPLQQQHQATSPQSPDSSPVVPNVPTNVGRSTTKKEQRSDNNLYQELSFQDNEESEENEIVTGSWVHPGEYASSGMGKEVENLIMENNELLATKNALNIVKDDLIVKVDELTGEVEIVREELNAMQQSRTKLRQRISELEDELKKAKEQVKQQNTEQEENDVPLAQRKRFTRVEMAMVLMERNQYKERLMELQEAVRLTEILRASRTVDNLDRKSKQSIWKYFSNLFTPSNRPTERVADGLGGGPMFRHTGGGSPAHSHGSPSRGSGGGGDNRLALTSGQPPVHPASAGLANALIMPKDYAEEGSSERISARRREQYRQLRAHVQKEDGRLHAYGWSLPINKASQEANPSRHSGGVPVPVYCNPLAEASPHMKVFCAAGVNLHGGFTKNGQSLIPASSPYAPKSTLKIAEITSPTADQSMEALDRQIARVSLETLEPETQLSSFVWICTSTHAASTVSVVDANQSATVLDAFPICASHLLCIASVQGAMESDYALLEQSEVVKAGEMLQRPGEGAELLGKVEFVRVKPKSEDEQKEEEEAKEATEKSNEQLPAVSAEEPLGNVEAIKIRQALPGAPQRLATDGQPTTTINNNNTNSNLLFATKSLNPILETKDRDEPAMSSVGPTMWLGAQDGWLYVHSSVGRWHECLHRVLLPDAVLAIVHVEARVVVALANAQLAVFRRQTDGQWDLNSYHLVTLGDRNHSIRCLCVAGERIWAAHRNKIFIVDPVSLNIVHSLDAHPRKESQVRQMAATGAGVWVSIRLDSTLRLYNTYTFEHKQDVDIEPYVSKMLGTGKLGFSFVRITALMVSCNRLWIGTSNGVIISVPLAEVQPKSSSDPHGQMPLCCMANAQLSFHGHRDAVKFFVSVPMLQQPNLNGGLTFSNKRPDMLVMCGGEGYIDFRINDNDMENSIQLEPNQTIENRGDKSYLIVWHVSQR from the exons ATGATGGACAACGATGATGCTCTGCTCAACAATGGAGGACCTCAGTCGGGAGCAGAAACGGTCTACGGAACCGAGGACAACAACATGGTCATGTCGGAGAAG GTCCAACAACTGGCGGGCAGCATTTATCAGGAGTTCGAGCGGATGATCAATCGTTACGACGAGGATGTGGTTAAGAACCTGATGCCCCTGCTGGTGAACGTGCTGGAGTGCCTGGATGCCTCGTATCGCATCAATCAGGAGCAGGACGTGGAGGTGGAGCTGCTGCGCGAGGACAATGAGCAGCTGGTGACACAATATGAGCGGGAAAAGAGCGCCCGCAAACAGTCCGAACAGAAG CTATTGGAGGCCGAGGACCTAGCGGAGCAGGAGAATAAGGAGCTGGCCACGCGCTTGGAATCGGTGGAGAGCATTGTGCGGATGCTGGAACTGAAGCACAAGAACAGTCTGGAGCACGCCAGCCGTTTGGAGGAGCGGGAGGCAGATCTCAAGAAG GAGTACAACAAACTGCACGAGCGGTACACGGAGCTGTTCAAGAACCATGTGGACTACATGGAACGCACCAAGATGCTGATGGGCTCGACGCACTCCCAAATGAGCACCGCCTCCGATCGCATGGATGTCAGTCGGGCGAGGCTGAATCCCGTGGCTCGCAGCTCGGGACCCGTTTCCTATGGCTTCGCCTCGCTGGAGAACTCGGTGATGCTCGACACCGAGACCATTTGCAGTGTGGGCAGCCAGTCAGACGACTCCGGTCCCCCTTCGCTGCAGAACGAGCTGGACAATCTGAGCGGTACGGTGGAGCGTGGAGCTGCCACCGAtccgctgcagcagcagcatcaggcCACCTCGCCCCAGAGCCCCGACAGCAGTCCCGTTGTGCCAAATGTGCCCACAAATG TTGGTCGTTCGACCACCAAAAAGGAGCAGCGCTCGGATAACAATCTCTACCAAGAGCTGTCCTTCCAGGACAATGAGGAGAGCGAAGAGAATGAGATTGTCACAG GCAGCTGGGTTCATCCCGGAGAGTATGCGTCCTCAG GCATGGGCAAGGAGGTGGAAAATCTCATCATGGAAAACAACGAGCTGCTGGCCACCAA AAATGCGCTCAATATTGTCAAGGACGATTTAATTGTGAAAGTGGATGAACTCACTGGAGAGGTGGAAATCGTTCGCGAGGAGCTCAATGCGATGCAGCAATCGAGGACCAAGTTGAGGCAGCGCATCAGCGAGCTGGAGGATGAGCTGAAAAAGGCCAAGGAGCAGGTCAAGCAGCAAA ACACCGAACAAGAGGAGAACGATGTGCCGCTGGCCCAGCGCAAGAGATTCACCCGCGTGGAGATGGCCATGGTGCTGATGGAGCGTAACCAGTACAAGGAACGTCTGATGGAGCTGCAGGAGGCAGTGCGTCTCACGGAAATACTCCGCGCCTCGCGTACCGTAGATAATTTAGACAGGAAGTCGAAGCAGAGCATTTGGAAGTACTTTAGTAATCTTTTTAC CCCCTCAAACCGCCCAACGGAACGCGTTGCGGACGGTCTCGGAGGGGGGCCGATGTTTCGTCACACCGGCGGAGGAAGCCCTGCCCACAGCCACGGATCCCCCAGCCGAGGAAGCGGTGGAGGTGGGGACAATCGCCTGGCCCTAACCAGCGGCCAGCCACCAGTGCATCCGGCCAGCGCTGGTCTTGCCAATGCCCTCATCATGCCGAAGGACTATGCCGAGGAGGGCAGCTCCGAGAGGATTAGTGCGCGGAGGAGGGAGCAGTACCGCCAGCTACGTGCCCATGTCCAAAAGGAGGATGGCCGCCTGCATGCCTACGGTTGGAGTCTGCCGATTAACAAGGCCAGCCAGGAGGCGAATCCCAGCCGTCATTCGGGCGGTGTACCCGTTCCCGTTTACTGTAATCCCCTGGCGGAGGCCTCGCCGCACATGAAGGTGTTCTGTGCGGCAGGCGTTAATCTTCACGGAGGCTTCACAAAAAACGGGCAATCACTGATACCTGCCAGCTCACCATATGCTCCGAAATCTACGCTCAAAATAGCCGAGATAACCAGTCCGACGGCCGATCAGAGCATGGAGGCGTTGGACCGGCAGATTGCGAGGGTCAGCCTGGAAACGCTGGAGCCTGAGACGCAGCTCAGTTCGTTTGTGTGGATCTGCACAAGCACCCATGCCGCCAGTACGGTCAGTGTGGTGGATGCCAATCAATCGGCGACCGTTCTGGATGCCTTCCCCATCTGCGCATCGCATTTGCTCTGCATTGCCTCCGTCCAGGGAGCCATGGAGAGCGACTATGCGCTGCTGGAGCAGTCGGAGGTGGTCAAGGCGGGTGAGATGCTGCAGCGACCCGGCGAGGGTGCCGAGCTACTCGGCAAAGTGGAGTTTGTCCGGGTTAAACCCAAGTCGGAGGATGagcagaaggaggaggaggaggccaagGAGGCCACGGAAAAGTCCAACGAGCAGCTACCGGCTGTTAGTGCCGAAGAGCCTCTGGGCAATGTGGAGGCCATCAAGATACGCCAGGCGCTGCCTGGTGCTCCCCAGCGTCTCGCCACCGATGGCCAGCCAACGACGACGATCAACAATAATAACACGAACAGCAATCTACTGTTTGCCACCAAATCGCTGAATCCCATACTGGAGACCAAGGATCGTGATGAGCCGGCAATGAGTTCGGTGGGTCCCACGATGTGGCTGGGCGCCCAGGATGGCTGGCTGTACGTGCACAGCAGCGTGGGCAGGTGGCACGAGTGCCTGCACCGGGTTCTCCTGCCGGACGCTGTGCTGGCGATTGTGCATGTCGAGGCGAGGGTCGTTGTGGCGCTGGCCAATGCCCAGCTGGCCGTGTTCCGCCGCCAGACAGACGGCCAATGGGATCTGAATAGCTATCACCTGGTGACGCTCGGTGATCGCAACCATTCGATACGTTGCCTCTGTGTGGCCGGCGAGCGCATTTGGGCGGCGCACCGCAACAAGATCTTTATCGTTGACCCCGTATCGCTCAACATTGTGCACTCGCTGGACGCGCATCCGCGCAAGGAGAGCCAGGTGCGCCAGATGGCGGCCACGGGAGCGGGCGTCTGGGTATCCATAAG ACTGGACTCCACGCTGCGGCTGTACAACACGTATACGTTTGAGCACAAGCAGGACGTGGACATTGAGCCGTATGTTTCCAAGATGCTCGGCACCGGCAAGCTGGGCTTTAGCTTCGTCCGCATCACCGCGCTGATGGTGTCCTGCAACCGATTGTGGATCGGCACCAGCAACGGCGTGATTATCTCGGTGCCACTGGCCGAAGTGCAGCCGAAGTCGTCAT CCGATCCCCATGGTCAGATGCCGCTCTGTTGCATGGCCAACGCTCAACTCTCCTTCCACGGCCACCGGGATGCGGTGAAGTTCTTCGTTTCGGTGCCCATGCTGCAGCAGCCGAACCTGAACGGCGGTCTGACCTTCAGCAACAAGCGACCCGATATGCTGGTCATGTGCGGCGGCGAGGGCTACATCGATTTTCGCATAA ATGATAACGACATGGAGAACAGTATTCAACTGGAACCAAATCAAACGATCGAAAATCGAGGCGATAAGAGTTACTTGATTGTGTGGCATGTTAGTCAACGTTAA
- the syd gene encoding JNK-interacting protein 3 isoform X3, with protein sequence MMDNDDALLNNGGPQSGAETVYGTEDNNMVMSEKVQQLAGSIYQEFERMINRYDEDVVKNLMPLLVNVLECLDASYRINQEQDVEVELLREDNEQLVTQYEREKSARKQSEQKLLEAEDLAEQENKELATRLESVESIVRMLELKHKNSLEHASRLEEREADLKKEYNKLHERYTELFKNHVDYMERTKMLMGSTHSQMSTASDRMDVSRARLNPVARSSGPVSYGFASLENSVMLDTETICSVGSQSDDSGPPSLQNELDNLSGTVERGAATDPLQQQHQATSPQSPDSSPVVPNVPTNVGRSTTKKEQRSDNNLYQELSFQDNEESEENEIVTGSWVHPGEYASSANDNYFGMGKEVENLIMENNELLATKNALNIVKDDLIVKVDELTGEVEIVREELNAMQQSRTKLRQRISELEDELKKAKEQVKQQNTEQEENDVPLAQRKRFTRVEMAMVLMERNQYKERLMELQEAVRLTEILRASRTVDNLDRKSKQSIWKYFSNLFTPSNRPTERVADGLGGGPMFRHTGGGSPAHSHGSPSRGSGGGGDNRLALTSGQPPVHPASAGLANALIMPKDYAEEGSSERISARRREQYRQLRAHVQKEDGRLHAYGWSLPINKASQEANPSRHSGGVPVPVYCNPLAEASPHMKVFCAAGVNLHGGFTKNGQSLIPASSPYAPKSTLKIAEITSPTADQSMEALDRQIARVSLETLEPETQLSSFVWICTSTHAASTVSVVDANQSATVLDAFPICASHLLCIASVQGAMESDYALLEQSEVVKAGEMLQRPGEGAELLGKVEFVRVKPKSEDEQKEEEEAKEATEKSNEQLPAVSAEEPLGNVEAIKIRQALPGAPQRLATDGQPTTTINNNNTNSNLLFATKSLNPILETKDRDEPAMSSVGPTMWLGAQDGWLYVHSSVGRWHECLHRVLLPDAVLAIVHVEARVVVALANAQLAVFRRQTDGQWDLNSYHLVTLGDRNHSIRCLCVAGERIWAAHRNKIFIVDPVSLNIVHSLDAHPRKESQVRQMAATGAGVWVSIRLDSTLRLYNTYTFEHKQDVDIEPYVSKMLGTGKLGFSFVRITALMVSCNRLWIGTSNGVIISVPLAEVQPKSSSDPHGQMPLCCMANAQLSFHGHRDAVKFFVSVPMLQQPNLNGGLTFSNKRPDMLVMCGGEGYIDFRINDNDMENSIQLEPNQTIENRGDKSYLIVWHVSQR encoded by the exons ATGATGGACAACGATGATGCTCTGCTCAACAATGGAGGACCTCAGTCGGGAGCAGAAACGGTCTACGGAACCGAGGACAACAACATGGTCATGTCGGAGAAG GTCCAACAACTGGCGGGCAGCATTTATCAGGAGTTCGAGCGGATGATCAATCGTTACGACGAGGATGTGGTTAAGAACCTGATGCCCCTGCTGGTGAACGTGCTGGAGTGCCTGGATGCCTCGTATCGCATCAATCAGGAGCAGGACGTGGAGGTGGAGCTGCTGCGCGAGGACAATGAGCAGCTGGTGACACAATATGAGCGGGAAAAGAGCGCCCGCAAACAGTCCGAACAGAAG CTATTGGAGGCCGAGGACCTAGCGGAGCAGGAGAATAAGGAGCTGGCCACGCGCTTGGAATCGGTGGAGAGCATTGTGCGGATGCTGGAACTGAAGCACAAGAACAGTCTGGAGCACGCCAGCCGTTTGGAGGAGCGGGAGGCAGATCTCAAGAAG GAGTACAACAAACTGCACGAGCGGTACACGGAGCTGTTCAAGAACCATGTGGACTACATGGAACGCACCAAGATGCTGATGGGCTCGACGCACTCCCAAATGAGCACCGCCTCCGATCGCATGGATGTCAGTCGGGCGAGGCTGAATCCCGTGGCTCGCAGCTCGGGACCCGTTTCCTATGGCTTCGCCTCGCTGGAGAACTCGGTGATGCTCGACACCGAGACCATTTGCAGTGTGGGCAGCCAGTCAGACGACTCCGGTCCCCCTTCGCTGCAGAACGAGCTGGACAATCTGAGCGGTACGGTGGAGCGTGGAGCTGCCACCGAtccgctgcagcagcagcatcaggcCACCTCGCCCCAGAGCCCCGACAGCAGTCCCGTTGTGCCAAATGTGCCCACAAATG TTGGTCGTTCGACCACCAAAAAGGAGCAGCGCTCGGATAACAATCTCTACCAAGAGCTGTCCTTCCAGGACAATGAGGAGAGCGAAGAGAATGAGATTGTCACAG GCAGCTGGGTTCATCCCGGAGAGTATGCGTCCTCAG CTAACGACAACTATTTTG GCATGGGCAAGGAGGTGGAAAATCTCATCATGGAAAACAACGAGCTGCTGGCCACCAA AAATGCGCTCAATATTGTCAAGGACGATTTAATTGTGAAAGTGGATGAACTCACTGGAGAGGTGGAAATCGTTCGCGAGGAGCTCAATGCGATGCAGCAATCGAGGACCAAGTTGAGGCAGCGCATCAGCGAGCTGGAGGATGAGCTGAAAAAGGCCAAGGAGCAGGTCAAGCAGCAAA ACACCGAACAAGAGGAGAACGATGTGCCGCTGGCCCAGCGCAAGAGATTCACCCGCGTGGAGATGGCCATGGTGCTGATGGAGCGTAACCAGTACAAGGAACGTCTGATGGAGCTGCAGGAGGCAGTGCGTCTCACGGAAATACTCCGCGCCTCGCGTACCGTAGATAATTTAGACAGGAAGTCGAAGCAGAGCATTTGGAAGTACTTTAGTAATCTTTTTAC CCCCTCAAACCGCCCAACGGAACGCGTTGCGGACGGTCTCGGAGGGGGGCCGATGTTTCGTCACACCGGCGGAGGAAGCCCTGCCCACAGCCACGGATCCCCCAGCCGAGGAAGCGGTGGAGGTGGGGACAATCGCCTGGCCCTAACCAGCGGCCAGCCACCAGTGCATCCGGCCAGCGCTGGTCTTGCCAATGCCCTCATCATGCCGAAGGACTATGCCGAGGAGGGCAGCTCCGAGAGGATTAGTGCGCGGAGGAGGGAGCAGTACCGCCAGCTACGTGCCCATGTCCAAAAGGAGGATGGCCGCCTGCATGCCTACGGTTGGAGTCTGCCGATTAACAAGGCCAGCCAGGAGGCGAATCCCAGCCGTCATTCGGGCGGTGTACCCGTTCCCGTTTACTGTAATCCCCTGGCGGAGGCCTCGCCGCACATGAAGGTGTTCTGTGCGGCAGGCGTTAATCTTCACGGAGGCTTCACAAAAAACGGGCAATCACTGATACCTGCCAGCTCACCATATGCTCCGAAATCTACGCTCAAAATAGCCGAGATAACCAGTCCGACGGCCGATCAGAGCATGGAGGCGTTGGACCGGCAGATTGCGAGGGTCAGCCTGGAAACGCTGGAGCCTGAGACGCAGCTCAGTTCGTTTGTGTGGATCTGCACAAGCACCCATGCCGCCAGTACGGTCAGTGTGGTGGATGCCAATCAATCGGCGACCGTTCTGGATGCCTTCCCCATCTGCGCATCGCATTTGCTCTGCATTGCCTCCGTCCAGGGAGCCATGGAGAGCGACTATGCGCTGCTGGAGCAGTCGGAGGTGGTCAAGGCGGGTGAGATGCTGCAGCGACCCGGCGAGGGTGCCGAGCTACTCGGCAAAGTGGAGTTTGTCCGGGTTAAACCCAAGTCGGAGGATGagcagaaggaggaggaggaggccaagGAGGCCACGGAAAAGTCCAACGAGCAGCTACCGGCTGTTAGTGCCGAAGAGCCTCTGGGCAATGTGGAGGCCATCAAGATACGCCAGGCGCTGCCTGGTGCTCCCCAGCGTCTCGCCACCGATGGCCAGCCAACGACGACGATCAACAATAATAACACGAACAGCAATCTACTGTTTGCCACCAAATCGCTGAATCCCATACTGGAGACCAAGGATCGTGATGAGCCGGCAATGAGTTCGGTGGGTCCCACGATGTGGCTGGGCGCCCAGGATGGCTGGCTGTACGTGCACAGCAGCGTGGGCAGGTGGCACGAGTGCCTGCACCGGGTTCTCCTGCCGGACGCTGTGCTGGCGATTGTGCATGTCGAGGCGAGGGTCGTTGTGGCGCTGGCCAATGCCCAGCTGGCCGTGTTCCGCCGCCAGACAGACGGCCAATGGGATCTGAATAGCTATCACCTGGTGACGCTCGGTGATCGCAACCATTCGATACGTTGCCTCTGTGTGGCCGGCGAGCGCATTTGGGCGGCGCACCGCAACAAGATCTTTATCGTTGACCCCGTATCGCTCAACATTGTGCACTCGCTGGACGCGCATCCGCGCAAGGAGAGCCAGGTGCGCCAGATGGCGGCCACGGGAGCGGGCGTCTGGGTATCCATAAG ACTGGACTCCACGCTGCGGCTGTACAACACGTATACGTTTGAGCACAAGCAGGACGTGGACATTGAGCCGTATGTTTCCAAGATGCTCGGCACCGGCAAGCTGGGCTTTAGCTTCGTCCGCATCACCGCGCTGATGGTGTCCTGCAACCGATTGTGGATCGGCACCAGCAACGGCGTGATTATCTCGGTGCCACTGGCCGAAGTGCAGCCGAAGTCGTCAT CCGATCCCCATGGTCAGATGCCGCTCTGTTGCATGGCCAACGCTCAACTCTCCTTCCACGGCCACCGGGATGCGGTGAAGTTCTTCGTTTCGGTGCCCATGCTGCAGCAGCCGAACCTGAACGGCGGTCTGACCTTCAGCAACAAGCGACCCGATATGCTGGTCATGTGCGGCGGCGAGGGCTACATCGATTTTCGCATAA ATGATAACGACATGGAGAACAGTATTCAACTGGAACCAAATCAAACGATCGAAAATCGAGGCGATAAGAGTTACTTGATTGTGTGGCATGTTAGTCAACGTTAA